A genomic segment from Lutibacter sp. A80 encodes:
- a CDS encoding FtsL-like putative cell division protein, with the protein MSAIKSSIFNLLKGDFLVNKDSFKNWRFIFFVVILMLLMIASAHSTDKKVMEIAKLTNEIKELRAEFLDKRAISMEMRLESTVRKKVVNLGIVPSEQPPQVIRVITKK; encoded by the coding sequence ATGTCAGCTATAAAATCCAGCATATTTAACCTTTTAAAAGGGGATTTTTTAGTAAATAAAGATTCCTTTAAGAACTGGCGATTCATTTTTTTCGTGGTTATTCTTATGTTATTAATGATTGCGAGTGCACATAGTACTGATAAAAAAGTAATGGAAATTGCAAAATTAACCAATGAAATTAAGGAGTTAAGAGCCGAGTTTTTAGATAAACGTGCAATTTCAATGGAGATGAGACTGGAGTCAACAGTGAGAAAAAAAGTAGTTAACCTTGGAATTGTACCAAGTGAACAACCACCTCAAGTTATAAGAGTAATAACAAAAAAATAA
- the rsmH gene encoding 16S rRNA (cytosine(1402)-N(4))-methyltransferase RsmH — MEYHSPVLLKESVDGLDIKPNGVYVDVTFGGGGHSKEILSRLNENGKLFAFDQDEDAQRNVIDDPRFTLIPQNFRFIKRYLRFYGVKKVDGVLADLGVSSHQFDEAERGFSTRFDADLDMRMNQTGELSAFEVVNNYEEEKLSSVLFQYSELRNARAIARKIVEARSEKKIKTSFELKEVLSEFVPKSVEHKILAQIFQGIRIEVNQEIEVLKEFLLQIPDLLTEDGRLSVISYHSLEDRLVKRFIRSGLFEGEPEKDMFGNIDVPMKKVGKLIIPSFSEIKKNNRARSAKLRIATIK; from the coding sequence ATGGAATATCATAGTCCAGTTTTATTAAAAGAAAGTGTTGATGGTTTAGATATTAAACCTAATGGCGTGTATGTGGATGTTACTTTTGGTGGCGGTGGACATTCAAAAGAGATTTTGAGTAGGTTAAATGAAAATGGAAAGTTGTTTGCTTTTGATCAAGATGAAGATGCCCAAAGAAATGTAATAGATGATCCAAGGTTTACCTTAATTCCTCAAAATTTTAGATTCATAAAAAGGTATTTAAGATTTTATGGTGTTAAAAAAGTAGATGGTGTTTTGGCTGATTTAGGTGTTTCGTCACATCAATTTGATGAAGCAGAACGTGGGTTTTCAACACGTTTCGATGCAGATTTAGATATGAGGATGAATCAAACAGGAGAATTATCTGCATTTGAAGTTGTAAATAATTATGAGGAGGAAAAATTAAGTTCAGTTTTGTTTCAGTATAGCGAGTTGCGAAACGCAAGGGCTATTGCTAGAAAAATTGTTGAAGCACGTTCTGAAAAAAAAATTAAAACAAGTTTTGAGCTTAAAGAAGTATTGAGCGAGTTTGTGCCAAAATCTGTTGAACATAAAATTTTAGCTCAAATATTTCAAGGTATTCGTATTGAAGTAAATCAAGAAATAGAAGTTTTAAAAGAGTTTTTGTTGCAAATACCTGATTTGTTAACAGAAGATGGAAGGTTAAGTGTAATCTCATATCATTCGTTAGAAGATAGATTGGTAAAAAGATTTATTAGAAGTGGTTTGTTTGAAGGTGAACCTGAAAAGGATATGTTTGGTAATATAGATGTGCCAATGAAAAAAGTAGGGAAACTAATAATTCCAAGCTTTTCTGAAATAAAGAAAAATAATAGAGCTAGAAGTGCCAAATTAAGAATTGCAACAATTAAATAA
- a CDS encoding division/cell wall cluster transcriptional repressor MraZ translates to MINLIGTYEGKADAKGRLLLSAALKKQLSPVLQDGFVLKRSLFQSCLELYPMNEWNILMAEVNKLNRFVKKNNDFIRRFTAGVKIVELDASGRLLIPKDLQAFAGITKNVVLSSAVNIVEIWDKERYEVAVDDVEGDTADLAEEVMGNIINSDGIS, encoded by the coding sequence ATGATAAATTTAATTGGAACATATGAAGGAAAAGCGGATGCCAAAGGGCGGTTGCTGCTTTCTGCTGCTTTAAAAAAGCAATTAAGTCCAGTTTTACAAGATGGTTTTGTGCTAAAACGTTCGTTGTTTCAATCGTGTTTAGAGCTTTATCCGATGAATGAGTGGAATATTTTGATGGCAGAAGTGAATAAGTTAAACCGATTTGTTAAAAAGAATAACGATTTTATTCGTCGATTTACAGCGGGTGTTAAAATAGTAGAGTTAGATGCTTCAGGGCGCTTGTTGATTCCTAAAGATTTGCAGGCTTTTGCAGGAATTACAAAGAACGTTGTATTGTCTTCAGCAGTTAATATTGTTGAAATTTGGGATAAAGAAAGGTATGAAGTAGCAGTTGATGATGTTGAGGGAGATACTGCAGATTTAGCAGAAGAAGTAATGGGTAACATAATAAATAGCGATGGAATATCATAG
- a CDS encoding alpha/beta fold hydrolase: MSKNLIEDNKFKYVEAGEGQPMIVLHGLMGGLSNFEGVLNYFSKQGYKVIIPVLPIYTLPILKTNVKNLSKFLKDFMAYKKIDKAILIGNSLGGHIGLYFTKLNQKNVTALVLAGSSGLYEKSMGDTYPKRGNYEYIKKKTEEVFYDPKVATKETVDEIYESVNDRHKVIRTLTIAKSAIRHNMAKDLPEMHIPTCVIWGKNDNVTPPEVAIDFEKLMPDADLFWIDKCGHAPMMEHPDEFNRILENWLKKRNL, translated from the coding sequence ATGAGCAAAAATCTTATTGAAGATAATAAATTCAAGTATGTAGAAGCTGGAGAAGGGCAACCGATGATTGTTCTTCATGGGCTTATGGGAGGATTAAGCAACTTTGAAGGAGTACTTAACTATTTTTCTAAACAAGGATATAAAGTTATAATTCCTGTCTTGCCAATTTATACCTTACCAATTCTAAAAACCAATGTTAAAAACTTATCAAAGTTTTTAAAAGATTTTATGGCTTATAAGAAAATTGATAAGGCTATATTAATTGGAAATTCTTTGGGTGGACATATTGGACTTTATTTCACAAAATTAAATCAAAAGAACGTTACTGCTTTAGTTTTAGCAGGAAGTTCTGGATTGTATGAAAAGTCTATGGGAGACACCTACCCTAAAAGAGGTAATTACGAATATATTAAGAAAAAAACCGAAGAAGTTTTTTACGACCCAAAAGTAGCTACTAAAGAAACAGTTGACGAAATATACGAGTCTGTAAATGACAGACATAAAGTAATTAGAACCCTAACTATTGCTAAAAGTGCTATAAGACATAATATGGCAAAAGACTTGCCAGAAATGCATATTCCAACGTGTGTTATTTGGGGTAAAAATGACAATGTTACACCTCCTGAAGTAGCCATAGATTTTGAAAAATTAATGCCTGATGCTGACTTATTTTGGATAGATAAATGTGGCCACGCTCCAATGATGGAACATCCAGATGAATTTAATAGAATTCTTGAAAACTGGCTAAAAAAAAGAAATTTGTAA
- the yihA gene encoding ribosome biogenesis GTP-binding protein YihA/YsxC, giving the protein MKIKTADFVISNSDVSKCPKERLAEYAFIGRSNVGKSSLINMLTGQNKLAKTSGRPGKTQLINHFKINNNWFLVDLPGYGYAKVSKSVKKTFQSFIKNYFLQREQLICSFVLVDCRHEPQKVDLEFMEFLGENEIPFCIIFTKSDKLKLSELNRNIKNYSKKMTSTLWEEMPQYFITSATSTAGKEELLNYIDIINQQLEKTS; this is encoded by the coding sequence ATGAAAATTAAAACAGCTGACTTTGTAATAAGCAATAGTGACGTTTCAAAATGCCCAAAAGAAAGGTTAGCCGAATATGCTTTTATCGGACGATCCAATGTTGGAAAATCTTCTTTAATAAATATGCTAACTGGTCAAAATAAGTTAGCAAAAACATCTGGAAGACCCGGAAAAACACAATTAATCAATCATTTTAAAATAAATAATAATTGGTTTTTAGTTGACTTACCTGGCTATGGTTATGCTAAAGTTTCTAAAAGTGTTAAAAAGACATTCCAAAGTTTTATAAAAAATTATTTTTTACAACGAGAGCAACTTATCTGTTCTTTTGTTTTAGTTGATTGCAGACACGAACCTCAAAAAGTTGATTTGGAGTTTATGGAGTTTTTAGGTGAAAATGAAATTCCCTTTTGTATTATTTTTACGAAATCTGATAAATTAAAACTTTCTGAACTGAATAGAAATATTAAGAACTATTCTAAAAAAATGACAAGTACACTTTGGGAAGAAATGCCTCAATATTTTATAACTTCTGCAACTTCAACAGCAGGTAAAGAAGAGCTATTAAACTATATAGACATCATAAATCAGCAATTAGAAAAAACCTCATAA